From a single Streptomyces sp. NBC_01264 genomic region:
- a CDS encoding SMP-30/gluconolactonase/LRE family protein has protein sequence MYEMFDDRFRTGRCMNGDDGPEVLHTGCRWAEGPVYVPAWRQVIWSDIPNDRMLRWDEETGTVAVFRRDAGHTNGNTLDRQGRLVTCEQGNRRVTRTEHDGTITVLADRWQGKRLNSPNDAAVRSDGSIWFSDPDFGITSDYEGYVAESEIGSNNVYRIDPGTGEVRLVADCFEAPNGLVFSPDERQLFVSDTRGGCIRVFDVREDGTLSDGKVFADAAARPGARFDNLRFDDGGRLWAAALSDGVHCYDPDGTLLGRLDLPETVSNIAWGGAKRNRLFITAETSLYSVVMGVTGLHPTGPGRRPWLNGSDRP, from the coding sequence ATGTACGAGATGTTCGACGACCGGTTCCGGACCGGACGGTGCATGAACGGGGACGACGGGCCGGAGGTGCTCCACACCGGCTGCCGCTGGGCGGAGGGACCGGTCTACGTACCCGCGTGGCGGCAGGTGATCTGGAGCGACATCCCCAACGACCGGATGCTGCGCTGGGACGAGGAGACCGGGACCGTCGCCGTCTTCCGGCGCGACGCCGGGCACACCAACGGCAACACCCTCGACCGGCAGGGCCGGCTGGTCACCTGCGAGCAGGGCAACCGCCGGGTGACCCGGACCGAGCACGACGGCACGATCACGGTGCTCGCCGACCGCTGGCAGGGCAAGCGCCTCAACAGCCCGAACGACGCCGCGGTCAGGTCCGACGGCTCGATCTGGTTCTCCGACCCGGACTTCGGGATCACCAGCGACTACGAGGGCTACGTCGCCGAGAGCGAGATCGGCTCCAACAACGTCTACCGCATCGATCCCGGCACCGGTGAAGTGCGCCTGGTCGCCGACTGCTTCGAGGCCCCGAACGGCCTCGTGTTCTCCCCCGACGAGCGGCAGCTGTTCGTCTCCGACACCCGCGGCGGCTGCATCCGGGTCTTCGACGTGCGCGAGGACGGCACCCTCTCGGACGGCAAGGTCTTCGCCGACGCGGCGGCCCGCCCCGGAGCCCGCTTCGACAACCTCCGCTTCGACGACGGCGGCCGGCTCTGGGCGGCCGCCCTGAGCGACGGCGTGCACTGCTACGACCCCGACGGCACCCTGCTCGGGCGGCTCGACCTCCCCGAGACGGTGTCGAACATCGCCTGGGGCGGGGCCAAGCGCAACCGGCTCTTCATCACCGCCGAGACCAGCCTCTACTCCGTGGTCATGGGCGTCACCGGCCTGCACCCGACCGGACCGGGCCGCAGGCCCTGGCTGAACGGCTCCGACCGCCCCTGA